A region from the Bacteroidales bacterium genome encodes:
- a CDS encoding PQQ-like beta-propeller repeat protein, with product MKSLFILSILLMLIPFKGTPQTFSGEFSENEPSLSWVFSTRQPFYASPFIHDDVIYIGGTDSIFRAINLHNGHEIWQYACGGQIRSTACLNGGNIIFCNGTGELICLKTDGSLQWKFNGGYETPYDFADYHQSSPVLSDGIIYWGSGSGIFYALKADSGELVWKFETGSHVHTTAAIDQESVYFGSFNGYVYALNLMDGSLRWKFKTVGHQYFPKGEVQGSPVIIGNQVIIGARDYNLYALDKEKGYCHWNKVYTLGWVLSASFYDSTLFIAGADERILAAINPWTEVTSGKTRWSCSCLASRLFRMKPFLSERPSENCMRWIFVPGRKYGCSIRHLMRKTVSGISSPMIPIVMIFIQLSHPIYTF from the coding sequence ATGAAATCACTTTTCATCTTATCAATATTACTGATGCTGATCCCATTTAAAGGGACACCTCAGACATTTTCAGGGGAATTTTCAGAAAATGAACCCTCTTTATCCTGGGTCTTCAGCACGCGCCAACCTTTTTATGCATCACCCTTTATCCATGACGATGTAATTTATATCGGGGGGACTGATAGCATTTTCAGGGCCATAAACCTCCATAATGGTCATGAGATCTGGCAATATGCCTGTGGAGGGCAAATACGGTCTACTGCCTGTCTAAATGGCGGGAACATCATTTTTTGCAATGGAACAGGAGAATTAATCTGTTTAAAAACCGATGGCTCATTGCAATGGAAGTTTAATGGGGGTTACGAAACACCCTACGATTTTGCCGATTATCATCAGTCATCACCTGTCCTGAGTGATGGAATCATCTACTGGGGCTCCGGTTCAGGTATTTTTTATGCCTTAAAGGCTGATTCAGGAGAACTTGTCTGGAAGTTTGAAACCGGATCCCATGTGCATACTACAGCTGCAATTGACCAGGAATCAGTATATTTTGGTTCCTTCAACGGCTATGTGTATGCCCTTAACTTAATGGATGGTTCTTTGCGCTGGAAATTCAAGACGGTTGGCCATCAGTATTTCCCAAAAGGTGAAGTGCAGGGAAGCCCTGTGATAATAGGTAACCAGGTCATTATTGGTGCCAGGGATTACAATTTATATGCACTCGATAAAGAAAAGGGATATTGCCATTGGAATAAAGTTTATACGCTGGGATGGGTATTGTCGGCTTCCTTTTATGATTCCACCTTGTTCATTGCTGGTGCTGATGAGCGCATCCTTGCAGCTATTAACCCTTGGACGGAAGTTACCTCTGGAAAAACAAGATGGAGTTGCTCATGTTTGGCAAGCCGGCTTTTCAGGATGAAACCCTTTTTATCGGAACGACCATCGGAAAACTGCATGCGGTGGATATTCGTACCGGGAAGGAAATATGGGTGTTCAATACGCCATCTTATGAGAAAAACCGTTTCAGGTATTTCAAGCCCGATGATTCCTATCGTGATGATATTTATTCAATTATCACATCCGATTTACACTTTCTAA
- a CDS encoding glycoside hydrolase family 47 protein, whose amino-acid sequence MAVFLGLCSSSLWAQNDPGAGAMSATSSSLSENAAMAQEVKQAFIHSWQGYKQYAWGMDALKPLSKSGHNWYAQSLLMTPVDAYDVMMIMGLKEEAAVAKKIILDSLNFDIDMDVQNFEVSIRILGGLLSAFELDGDKRFLKLAQDLGDRLIKSFDSPTGMPYRYVNLKTGKTRGEVSNPAEIGTYVIEYGILSRHTGNPKYYEVAKKAMISLHSFRSDLNLTGSSINVETGEWKSTASHISGGIDSYLEYMLKAGILFNDKEMMDMWNVSLEAVNKYLADYKENGLWYGHADMKDGKITGTYYGSLDAFFAGSLAMAGELDKASALQNSNFLMWKLHGIEPEGLNYATMEITWPNYSLRPENIEGAYYLYQYTKDPEYLKMGTIMFNSLVKYCKNETGFCALKSVVTKEKEDYMESFFLAETLKYAFLLFDDNQSLDFNSVIFNTEAHPYKR is encoded by the coding sequence TTGGCTGTATTTCTGGGCCTGTGCAGTTCTTCGCTTTGGGCACAAAACGACCCTGGTGCCGGTGCCATGAGTGCAACTTCTTCATCACTTTCTGAAAATGCCGCCATGGCTCAGGAGGTAAAACAGGCATTTATCCATTCATGGCAAGGTTATAAACAGTATGCCTGGGGAATGGATGCTTTAAAACCACTTTCGAAAAGTGGCCATAACTGGTATGCACAATCTTTACTGATGACACCAGTAGATGCCTATGATGTAATGATGATCATGGGGTTAAAGGAAGAGGCTGCCGTAGCGAAGAAGATTATTCTTGACAGTCTGAATTTCGATATAGATATGGACGTTCAGAATTTTGAAGTATCCATCCGTATTTTGGGAGGCCTTCTTTCTGCTTTTGAGCTCGATGGAGACAAGCGCTTCCTGAAGCTGGCACAAGACCTGGGTGATCGCCTTATTAAGTCATTTGATTCACCCACAGGGATGCCATATCGTTATGTGAACCTGAAAACCGGCAAAACCAGGGGGGAGGTCTCCAATCCTGCAGAAATTGGCACTTACGTAATTGAATATGGAATTCTTAGCCGTCACACCGGTAATCCTAAATACTATGAAGTGGCCAAAAAAGCCATGATTTCCCTGCATTCATTCCGCTCGGACCTTAACCTGACAGGCTCTTCCATCAACGTAGAAACCGGAGAATGGAAATCCACTGCAAGTCATATTTCAGGTGGAATTGACTCCTATCTTGAATATATGCTGAAGGCCGGAATTCTGTTTAACGATAAGGAGATGATGGATATGTGGAATGTTAGCCTTGAAGCGGTGAATAAATACCTGGCTGATTATAAGGAAAATGGACTTTGGTATGGGCATGCTGATATGAAAGATGGGAAAATTACCGGAACCTATTATGGCTCACTGGATGCCTTTTTTGCAGGAAGCCTGGCAATGGCCGGTGAACTCGATAAGGCAAGTGCCCTTCAAAACTCCAATTTTTTAATGTGGAAATTGCACGGGATTGAGCCCGAAGGCCTGAACTATGCTACCATGGAAATTACATGGCCTAATTATTCCTTAAGGCCAGAGAACATTGAAGGAGCCTATTATCTGTACCAGTATACCAAGGACCCGGAATACCTCAAGATGGGAACCATCATGTTCAATAGCCTTGTGAAATATTGTAAAAACGAAACAGGCTTTTGTGCATTGAAAAGCGTGGTTACCAAGGAAAAAGAAGACTATATGGAAAGTTTTTTTCTTGCAGAAACCTTAAAATATGCCTTTCTTCTTTTTGATGACAATCAGTCTCTTGACTTTAATTCGGTTATTTTCAACACAGAAGCTCATCCTTATAAACGATAA
- a CDS encoding sigma-70 family RNA polymerase sigma factor, which yields MANSRNQRIGTWVKDYGKRLFGFIRGRVNSDEEASDILQDVWYQLSSVVNLDEIEQVGSWLFRVARNKITDDYRKKQVRTTETLDILNEEGDFELREILLADPSDPESAELRDLFWAELFNALDELPQKQREVFIWNELEDQTLQEIADRTGENLKTIISRKGYAVKHLRSRLEDLYNEFIDL from the coding sequence ATGGCAAATTCCCGGAATCAGCGTATAGGTACGTGGGTGAAAGACTATGGGAAACGTCTCTTTGGATTTATCCGTGGAAGGGTGAACTCCGACGAGGAAGCCAGTGATATTTTGCAGGATGTTTGGTACCAGCTGAGTTCAGTGGTTAACCTGGATGAAATTGAACAGGTTGGCAGCTGGTTGTTCCGTGTAGCCAGGAATAAAATTACTGATGATTACCGGAAAAAGCAGGTCAGGACTACCGAAACCCTTGATATCCTTAACGAAGAAGGCGACTTTGAACTTCGTGAAATCCTGCTTGCAGACCCTTCAGATCCGGAATCGGCTGAACTCAGGGACTTATTCTGGGCAGAGTTATTTAACGCACTGGATGAGTTACCTCAAAAACAAAGAGAGGTTTTTATCTGGAATGAACTGGAGGATCAAACCTTACAGGAAATAGCCGACAGAACAGGCGAAAACCTGAAAACCATTATTTCCAGGAAAGGATATGCGGTAAAGCACCTGAGAAGCAGGCTCGAAGACCTGTACAACGAATTTATTGACCTTTAA
- a CDS encoding endo alpha-1,4 polygalactosaminidase: MSKVKSIFFLTLFLGIAYIQTACRKDSPGPLDKSAFEDVKFWAYQIDELYSSSSIEALENSHYDLIVIDQVRSLRGDEDYNTKQDVDRIKNSPNSKGKQKLVVCYLDAGQAEKYRYYWQSSWDTNPPEWLMGPDPDGWNDNYSVMFWHAEWKSIIKNYLSNILDDGFDGVYLDWLMIYEVPSVMEAAQSQGLNSKNELIGFIEELKSMAVSRDPDFIFICQNAPELGQEKRFTDLFDAIAQEHVWFDGAGDPDDGGDEGDHPVDPQDTEYILEQLNTWKQKGKVVFNVEYAVSAENAAKSYFWGEQHELLTYVTSRRLNKLSATPPPSY, translated from the coding sequence ATGTCAAAGGTCAAGTCCATATTCTTTCTCACCCTGTTCCTTGGTATTGCTTACATTCAAACAGCGTGCAGGAAGGATTCACCAGGGCCTTTGGACAAATCTGCTTTCGAGGATGTGAAATTCTGGGCTTACCAGATTGATGAACTATACTCCTCCTCAAGTATAGAGGCTCTTGAAAACTCGCATTATGATTTAATTGTTATTGATCAGGTGCGTAGCCTGAGAGGTGATGAGGATTACAACACAAAACAGGATGTAGACAGGATTAAGAATTCACCCAACTCAAAAGGAAAACAGAAGTTGGTAGTCTGTTACCTGGATGCAGGCCAGGCTGAAAAATACCGGTATTACTGGCAATCATCCTGGGATACAAATCCTCCGGAATGGTTGATGGGTCCCGACCCAGATGGGTGGAACGACAATTACAGTGTTATGTTCTGGCATGCTGAGTGGAAGTCCATCATAAAAAACTACCTTTCGAATATACTGGATGATGGATTTGATGGGGTTTACCTTGACTGGCTTATGATTTATGAAGTGCCATCAGTCATGGAAGCAGCACAATCACAGGGCCTTAATAGCAAGAATGAGCTCATTGGATTTATTGAAGAACTTAAATCAATGGCAGTTTCGAGGGATCCTGATTTTATCTTCATTTGTCAGAATGCTCCTGAATTAGGCCAGGAAAAAAGGTTTACCGACTTATTTGATGCCATTGCACAGGAACATGTCTGGTTTGATGGGGCCGGTGATCCCGACGATGGGGGTGATGAAGGAGATCATCCGGTTGATCCACAGGATACTGAATACATACTGGAACAGTTGAATACATGGAAGCAAAAAGGTAAAGTTGTTTTCAATGTTGAATATGCTGTTTCAGCTGAGAATGCCGCAAAATCTTATTTTTGGGGAGAACAACACGAACTGCTGACTTATGTAACCAGCCGCAGACTGAATAAGTTGAGTGCAACACCACCCCCTTCCTACTAA
- a CDS encoding ZIP family metal transporter produces the protein MNLKALLEYNPIFLALMATLFTWGVTALGASMVFFFKSINKKVLNSMLGFAAGVMIAASFWSLLKPAIEMAEENGMIPWLPALIGFLSGGAFLYLVDRLLPHLHMGFSIDKAEGIKTSWQRSVLLILAITLHNIPEGLAVGVAFGALAANPDVGLLSGAIALAIGIGLQNFPEGAAVAIPLRREGFSRLKAFHYGQLSGIVEPIAGVLGAYLVLSIAPLLPYALSFAAGAMIFVVVEELIPESQTGNETDLSTIGAMLGFATMMMLDVALG, from the coding sequence ATGAACCTGAAGGCTTTACTTGAGTATAACCCTATATTCCTGGCATTGATGGCTACCCTTTTTACCTGGGGTGTTACTGCCCTTGGTGCATCAATGGTTTTCTTTTTCAAAAGCATTAATAAGAAAGTTCTCAATTCAATGTTGGGATTTGCTGCAGGAGTTATGATTGCAGCTAGTTTTTGGTCGCTTCTGAAGCCGGCTATTGAAATGGCAGAAGAAAATGGGATGATACCCTGGCTGCCAGCTCTTATTGGTTTCTTATCAGGAGGTGCTTTTCTTTATTTAGTTGACAGGTTGCTCCCTCACTTACACATGGGATTTTCGATCGATAAAGCAGAAGGGATTAAAACCTCCTGGCAGAGAAGCGTGCTCCTGATACTGGCAATAACCTTGCATAATATACCTGAAGGGTTGGCTGTGGGTGTAGCTTTTGGTGCATTGGCAGCAAACCCTGATGTTGGCCTTTTGTCGGGAGCCATTGCACTGGCTATCGGGATTGGACTGCAGAATTTCCCCGAAGGTGCTGCTGTGGCAATCCCACTGAGAAGAGAAGGGTTTTCACGACTCAAAGCATTTCATTACGGTCAGCTTTCAGGAATAGTTGAACCCATCGCCGGTGTGCTGGGAGCTTACCTGGTATTATCGATTGCACCTTTGTTGCCCTACGCGCTTTCATTTGCTGCAGGTGCCATGATTTTTGTCGTTGTGGAGGAGTTGATTCCCGAATCCCAGACAGGTAACGAAACCGACCTGTCGACTATTGGTGCAATGCTGGGGTTTGCCACTATGATGATGCTGGATGTTGCCCTGGGTTAA
- the yfcC gene encoding putative basic amino acid antiporter YfcC, with protein MQEKKKMPHTIIIVLTILLVFLIMTWIIPAGQFERKAFNGKEIVVPGTYTTVDRQPQGLMDFLTAPIRGMISAAQIIAFVLLIGGAFGIVTKTGAINAGLNSILEHTRKNPKFKVFIIPIIMFLFSFAGATFGMCEEVMVFILITIPLAIALGYDSLTGIAMPFIGAASGFAGAFSNPFTVGIAQGISEIPIFSGWEYRIFVWLVLAAISITFMMIYARKIEKNPKKSLVYDLDRARDLSLFKTEEDLSFSAKRKIVLVIFFSAIIMLIVGVNLWDWYINEIAGLFIAMGLITAFFYRLPSNTAVSAFLEGARDMMTAAMVIGLTRGMLIIASDGKIIDTILNGIAGTTDGLPKIISVQFMFLFQCMMNFFVPSGSGQAALTMPLMAPLSDLMGITRQTAVLAYQLGDGLFTNIFPTSGVTMGILAIGKIPYDKWLKFMYPLSIAFLIAAFLLLIPPVLLFVWN; from the coding sequence ATGCAAGAGAAGAAAAAAATGCCTCACACCATCATTATTGTACTTACAATACTTTTGGTTTTTCTGATTATGACCTGGATTATTCCAGCCGGACAATTTGAAAGGAAGGCCTTCAATGGCAAAGAGATTGTAGTACCGGGAACTTACACTACTGTTGACCGCCAGCCCCAGGGTTTAATGGATTTTCTTACGGCACCTATCAGGGGGATGATTTCTGCAGCCCAGATTATTGCTTTTGTGTTATTGATTGGAGGGGCTTTTGGAATTGTGACAAAAACAGGTGCCATCAATGCAGGATTGAACAGCATTCTCGAACATACCAGGAAGAATCCAAAATTCAAGGTCTTTATTATCCCAATCATCATGTTCCTCTTTTCCTTTGCCGGGGCAACTTTCGGAATGTGTGAAGAGGTAATGGTTTTTATCCTGATCACGATACCGCTGGCCATTGCATTAGGTTATGACTCCCTCACAGGGATCGCCATGCCTTTTATCGGGGCAGCATCAGGTTTTGCAGGTGCATTCAGCAATCCTTTTACCGTTGGAATTGCCCAGGGGATTTCTGAAATACCTATTTTCAGCGGTTGGGAATACCGGATATTTGTCTGGCTTGTTCTTGCAGCCATATCCATCACTTTCATGATGATTTATGCAAGGAAAATTGAAAAAAACCCTAAGAAAAGCCTTGTATATGATTTGGATCGTGCACGCGATTTATCTCTCTTCAAAACGGAAGAAGACCTTTCATTCAGTGCCAAAAGGAAAATTGTCCTGGTTATTTTCTTTTCAGCCATCATCATGCTCATTGTAGGAGTAAACCTCTGGGACTGGTACATCAATGAAATTGCCGGCCTTTTCATCGCCATGGGATTAATAACGGCATTTTTCTACCGACTTCCATCAAATACTGCTGTTTCAGCCTTTCTTGAAGGGGCCAGGGATATGATGACTGCTGCAATGGTCATAGGTTTAACAAGGGGTATGCTGATCATTGCTTCAGATGGAAAAATTATCGATACTATTTTAAATGGTATTGCTGGAACCACTGATGGACTGCCCAAAATCATTTCCGTGCAGTTTATGTTCCTGTTCCAATGCATGATGAATTTCTTTGTACCCTCAGGCTCAGGGCAGGCTGCACTCACAATGCCTTTGATGGCGCCGCTCAGCGACCTGATGGGAATTACCCGCCAGACTGCGGTTCTGGCATACCAGCTGGGTGATGGACTTTTTACCAATATTTTCCCTACCAGTGGCGTTACTATGGGTATACTGGCCATCGGTAAAATCCCTTACGACAAATGGCTTAAATTTATGTACCCGCTCTCCATTGCATTTCTGATTGCAGCATTTCTTTTACTCATTCCTCCGGTTTTACTCTTTGTTTGGAACTAA
- a CDS encoding chorismate synthase, which produces MNSFGRLFKVSLFGESHGEKIGIVIDGVRPGIPLSVTDFRHDLERRKPGKTGTTARTEADEAQIVSGIYQGHTTGAPLTVLFDNTNTRPADYKQFVQQPRPGHTDFVAGSKYLGFSDPRGGGHFSGRMTVALVAAGVVAKKMIQPVMVQSTILEIGGLTEYEKLLESLLLSGDSVGGLIECKIQNVPVGWGEPFFDSLESIISHLVFSIPSIKGIEFGSGFKAAVMKGSEHNDPIIDESGKTKTNHSGGINGGISNGNEIVFRVAVKPTSSISSMQETFDFSTGKSEKLIISGRHDTCVALRVPVVLEAVTAIGLADFSIISGW; this is translated from the coding sequence ATGAATTCATTTGGCCGATTGTTTAAAGTATCACTCTTCGGTGAATCACATGGAGAAAAGATAGGGATTGTGATCGATGGTGTCCGCCCGGGAATACCACTTTCTGTCACTGATTTCCGCCACGACCTGGAACGAAGGAAACCTGGCAAAACAGGAACAACAGCAAGAACAGAAGCAGACGAAGCACAAATTGTTTCAGGAATTTACCAGGGACATACCACAGGTGCCCCTTTAACAGTATTGTTCGACAACACCAATACGCGTCCGGCCGATTATAAGCAGTTCGTTCAACAGCCTCGTCCGGGCCACACCGACTTTGTAGCCGGAAGTAAATATCTTGGTTTCTCAGATCCCAGGGGTGGAGGGCATTTTTCAGGAAGAATGACCGTTGCGCTAGTTGCTGCTGGCGTTGTAGCAAAGAAAATGATACAACCTGTAATGGTTCAATCGACCATTCTCGAGATTGGGGGCCTGACGGAATATGAAAAGCTGCTGGAATCTCTCCTATTATCAGGAGATTCTGTGGGAGGACTGATCGAATGCAAAATTCAGAATGTACCGGTGGGATGGGGAGAACCCTTTTTCGACAGCTTGGAATCCATCATCAGCCACCTGGTGTTCTCGATACCCTCCATTAAAGGAATTGAATTTGGGTCGGGATTTAAGGCTGCTGTCATGAAGGGAAGTGAACACAATGACCCGATCATTGATGAAAGCGGAAAAACGAAAACGAATCATTCCGGTGGCATTAACGGTGGCATCAGCAATGGGAATGAAATTGTATTCAGGGTAGCTGTCAAGCCTACATCAAGCATTTCATCAATGCAGGAAACCTTTGATTTCAGCACAGGGAAATCAGAGAAACTTATCATTTCCGGCCGGCATGATACCTGTGTTGCACTCAGGGTACCTGTGGTGCTGGAAGCTGTGACGGCTATTGGATTGGCCGACTTTTCAATTATTTCCGGATGGTAA
- a CDS encoding NAD-dependent epimerase/dehydratase family protein yields the protein MILVTGGTGLLGSYLLFALTAKGEKVRALIRSNQHMNNIREIFNFLKARTDQFPLIEWIEGDVTDFYSIDQAMNGIDVVYHCAAKISFDPRDRKSMIYTNVEGTSNIVNACLQHKVKKLCHVSSIASLGVAEQGEYIDENSKWKTSKRNSGYAISKYGSEREVWRGIEEGLDAVIVNPSVILGASSQPKATNRLFHSIEKMIPFYNEGVNGYVDVRDVVAAMILLMESPVTGERFVLNAENLSLRELFTTAAGLLGKKPPYIPVGKVMMSLAWRLEWVRTRITGKTALITRENMRSAQSKTYYSSKKFADRFQFTFIPVKKSLEDAFIILGKIDHPGNVN from the coding sequence ATGATTCTTGTAACAGGAGGAACCGGACTTTTAGGCTCTTATTTACTGTTCGCACTCACTGCGAAAGGTGAAAAGGTTCGTGCACTGATCCGATCAAACCAGCACATGAATAACATCCGGGAAATTTTTAACTTCCTTAAAGCCCGGACAGATCAATTTCCACTTATTGAATGGATAGAAGGGGATGTCACCGATTTTTATTCCATCGATCAGGCAATGAATGGAATAGATGTTGTTTACCATTGTGCCGCCAAAATTTCATTCGACCCCCGCGACAGGAAATCAATGATTTATACCAATGTGGAAGGAACCTCCAATATTGTGAATGCCTGTCTGCAGCATAAGGTGAAAAAGCTTTGCCATGTCAGTTCCATTGCTTCCCTTGGCGTAGCAGAACAGGGAGAATATATTGATGAAAATTCCAAATGGAAAACATCAAAACGCAACAGTGGTTATGCTATCAGCAAATATGGGAGCGAGAGAGAAGTCTGGCGCGGAATAGAGGAGGGATTAGATGCCGTTATAGTAAATCCTTCTGTAATCCTGGGAGCCAGCTCTCAACCTAAGGCCACTAACCGGTTATTTCACAGTATTGAAAAAATGATACCCTTCTACAATGAAGGAGTAAACGGCTATGTGGATGTAAGAGATGTGGTTGCTGCCATGATCCTGCTTATGGAAAGCCCGGTAACAGGAGAAAGGTTTGTTTTGAATGCTGAAAACCTTTCGCTTCGGGAACTTTTCACCACAGCCGCTGGATTACTTGGGAAAAAGCCACCTTATATTCCTGTAGGAAAAGTAATGATGAGCCTTGCCTGGCGCCTTGAATGGGTAAGAACCAGGATTACAGGAAAAACAGCCTTGATCACCCGTGAAAATATGCGTTCGGCTCAGTCAAAGACTTATTATTCGTCGAAAAAATTTGCTGACCGGTTTCAGTTTACGTTCATCCCTGTGAAGAAAAGCCTGGAAGATGCATTCATTATCCTGGGAAAGATTGATCACCCCGGGAACGTCAACTAA
- a CDS encoding ABC transporter permease has protein sequence MRTIYYILQKEFRQIFRNKTMLPVIFAIPIVQLLILAYAVTFEIRNINLVVFDQDNTPQSRALISKFQAPAFYTLKGYVQSYDEALENLRKGACHQVLVIPNGFEKEIAKEARTSVKIITNAIDGSAAAIMNGYGNGIVMDFNQNLVVEMMGGIDFKQPIKVDYTFWFNPELNYTTYMVPGILVLLVTIIGMFLSSMNVVREKEIGTIEQINVSPIRKYQFVVGKLLPFWFIAMFELAFGLTVAKIIFDIPILGNIGLIFGVASVYLLVVLGIGLFISTLTDTQQQAMFLAWFFAVVFIMMSGLFTPVESMPSWAQQLNLINPIAYFIKVMRMIMLKGSEFKDIAGDFFSLLGYAVISLFLAIWRYKKVS, from the coding sequence GTGAGAACGATCTACTATATATTACAAAAGGAATTCCGCCAGATTTTCAGGAATAAAACGATGTTGCCGGTAATATTTGCCATTCCCATCGTACAACTTCTGATACTTGCCTATGCTGTTACCTTTGAGATCAGGAACATTAACCTTGTGGTTTTTGACCAGGATAATACGCCACAATCCAGGGCTTTGATTTCTAAGTTCCAGGCACCGGCTTTTTATACGTTGAAAGGATATGTTCAAAGTTATGATGAAGCCCTGGAGAATCTCAGAAAGGGAGCATGTCACCAGGTATTGGTTATTCCCAATGGATTTGAAAAGGAGATTGCCAAAGAAGCCCGAACCAGTGTCAAAATCATTACGAATGCCATCGACGGAAGTGCTGCGGCCATCATGAACGGCTATGGCAATGGAATTGTTATGGATTTTAACCAAAACCTGGTTGTGGAAATGATGGGAGGCATCGATTTTAAGCAGCCAATAAAAGTAGATTACACATTCTGGTTTAATCCCGAACTCAATTACACCACCTATATGGTTCCAGGGATTCTGGTTCTGCTGGTCACTATTATCGGTATGTTTCTTTCCTCAATGAATGTTGTCAGGGAAAAGGAGATAGGAACCATTGAACAGATCAATGTTTCGCCCATCAGGAAATATCAGTTTGTTGTTGGGAAACTCTTGCCTTTTTGGTTCATAGCCATGTTTGAACTAGCCTTCGGACTCACAGTGGCTAAAATTATTTTTGATATACCCATCCTGGGAAATATCGGGCTCATTTTCGGTGTGGCATCTGTATACCTGCTGGTAGTGCTGGGAATAGGATTATTTATTTCAACATTAACAGATACACAGCAGCAGGCTATGTTTCTTGCCTGGTTCTTTGCAGTAGTTTTCATCATGATGAGCGGATTATTTACCCCGGTTGAGAGTATGCCTTCCTGGGCACAGCAGTTAAATCTGATCAACCCGATAGCCTATTTCATCAAAGTTATGCGTATGATTATGCTGAAAGGTTCAGAATTTAAGGATATCGCGGGTGATTTCTTCTCACTGCTGGGATATGCAGTAATTTCCTTGTTCCTCGCTATCTGGAGGTATAAAAAAGTATCCTGA
- a CDS encoding AraC family transcriptional regulator — translation MKTSPPLDPLEKEYLSRINKTIDYIEANLIKQFTLEDLASAANFSKYHFHRIFLAMMGETPFQFIQRIRLEKAASLMVYNPTESISEIGYRCGFNDISVFSRNFKHHFGKSATDYRKESHQQSNLSQTDSNSSRAEIRSSTYFCFETKTIKWRTSMKSFKNAEVVELPSMTVAYIRYTGPYKGNQSLFEKLWNQLFSWAGPKGLIGGPDFKSLIIYHDDPNVTAEDKLRMSVCITVPADTKVGGDVGKMQVEGGKYVVARFVVKANEFQEAWEWVYGHWFPSSGYQPDDKPCFEIYPEAPKDDQMVVDICVPVKPL, via the coding sequence ATGAAAACAAGTCCCCCCCTTGACCCCCTGGAAAAAGAATACCTGTCAAGAATCAATAAAACCATTGATTATATTGAAGCTAACCTGATTAAGCAGTTTACCCTTGAAGACCTGGCTTCGGCAGCAAACTTTTCCAAGTACCATTTTCACAGGATCTTCCTTGCGATGATGGGTGAAACACCTTTTCAGTTTATCCAGAGAATCCGTCTTGAAAAAGCTGCTTCCCTAATGGTATATAATCCAACAGAAAGTATTTCGGAAATTGGTTATAGGTGTGGATTTAATGATATTTCCGTTTTTTCGAGAAACTTTAAACATCATTTTGGAAAATCAGCCACCGACTACAGGAAAGAATCCCATCAACAAAGCAATTTAAGTCAAACGGATAGCAATTCAAGTCGAGCCGAAATTCGCTCCTCCACTTACTTTTGTTTCGAAACCAAAACAATTAAATGGAGGACAAGCATGAAATCTTTCAAAAATGCGGAAGTCGTTGAACTTCCATCTATGACGGTGGCCTATATCAGGTATACCGGGCCTTATAAAGGCAATCAGTCTCTCTTTGAGAAACTCTGGAATCAGCTGTTTTCATGGGCCGGTCCCAAAGGGCTTATCGGAGGGCCTGATTTTAAATCACTCATCATTTATCACGACGACCCTAATGTAACAGCAGAAGACAAACTCAGGATGAGTGTGTGCATTACTGTGCCTGCCGACACCAAAGTAGGCGGAGATGTTGGAAAAATGCAGGTTGAAGGGGGTAAATATGTGGTTGCCCGATTTGTGGTAAAAGCCAACGAATTCCAGGAAGCCTGGGAATGGGTTTATGGGCACTGGTTCCCTTCAAGTGGTTACCAGCCCGACGACAAGCCCTGCTTCGAAATTTATCCGGAAGCCCCAAAGGATGATCAAATGGTAGTGGATATCTGTGTTCCGGTTAAACCTCTTTAA